In Eubacteriales bacterium mix99, the DNA window AAGGCAAAGCGGTGTCCGTATTAAGCGGATATGCCAGCAATGGCCGGGATGCGGTGAATATCGTTCAGCTGGCCGGCGGCATTGCCCTCACGGAAGACCGTACCAGAATCACCACAAAGGATGTGGAATGGGTGATCGACAGCGGAAACTATTCCCCCCGTCCGGAAAAGAAAATTACAGCCGACCCGCAAATAGGATGTGTCAACGGGCTGGCCATATACGGTCCCAATCTGGGTGCCGTGATGGACATTGAGGCAACGGCCATTCCTGTAGCCAAGGGAAAAGGCATCTTTACGGTAACCGGTATGATTGATGAAGAGGAAATCGGCGGGGAAGGCAAGAGAGTCCGCAGAAAGAGTACAGCCAGGGGCTCGGTGGATAATGTCATGACAGTTATCCGAAAGTATCTGAATATCGATACGAGGGATTATGACATTCATTTGAATTTCCCTGGTGGAACACCGGTGGACGGGCCTTCTGCCGGGACTGCGATCCTGACTGCCATATATTCTGCCATCACCGGGAAGACCATTGACAATAAAATTGCCATGACCGGGGAGGTTTCCATTCGGGGAAATGTCAAACCGGTGGGCGGGGTGCCTGTCAAGATCAAGGCAGCTGCTCAGGCCGGTGCGGAAAGGGTACTGATTCCCCTGGAAAACGATCAGGAACAGTTTGAGAATGAAAAGATTCAGGTTCTTCCGGTCAGCCGGGTGGAGGAAGTCATCCGGCTTTCTATGTATCCGTCCGGAGGAAAAGGTTCGCTGCCATCCGTTCAGACGGGAGCCGAATTGCTGACTGCTTCCGGATCAAGAAAGAAAGGCTTCGATTGCACATATTGACATAATTCGGTATAATATGAGGGAAACGCAGTACAGACAGATACAAGGAGTGATTACCGAATGAGCAATGAGCCGGTCAAAAGGCTTCCTTTGCTGTCATTAAGGGGTTTAACGATCTTTCCGTATATGATGTTGCATTTTGATGTCGGGAGACCGAAATCCATTGCCGCGCTGGAAGCGGCAATGGTGAACAACCAGGAGATTTTTCTCGTTACGCAGAAGGATGCAAAGCTGGAGGAACCAAAATCGGAAGATGTTTTTCAAGTTGGGACCATATCAAAAATCAAGCAGCTGCTGAAGCTGCCTGGTGATACGGTCCGGGTGCTGATTGATGGCCTGGAGAGGGGGCGGATCCTGGAGTTTACAAAAGAGGATCCTTATTATGAAGTCGAAGTTGCCACTCCACCAAAATACGAATCCAAAGAAGTAGATCTGCAGCTGGAGGCATTGTCCCGCAAGGTTTTGTCTGTTTTTGAGGACTATGTCAAGTTGGGCAATAAGGTGTCTCCGGAAACCCTCCTGACCGTGGACAATCCGGGGGATCCGGTCCGGCTGGCGGACATCATTGCCGCCAACACCCTGGTAAAGACCCCGGATAAGCAAAAGATCCTGGAAGCATTTCATCCCGTAAAGAGGCTGGAGATCCTGTATGATATGCTGATACGGGAAATTGAGATTCTGAAGATTGAGAATCAGATTGACTCAAGGGTAAAAAAACAGGTCGACAAGGTGCAGAAAGAATATTATTTGCGGGAGCAAATGAAAGCAATTCAGAAGGAATTGGGAGAAAGTGAAGGACTATCCGGTGAAATTGAGGAATATGAGGGAAAAATAGAAAAGGCAGGCCTGCCCGGGGAAGCTCATGAAAAGGCCTCCAGGGAACTGAGCCGGCTGGCGAAAATGGGACCGGGGTCCGCAGAAGGTTCGGTCATCCGGACCTACCTGGACTGGATACTGGACCTTCCGTGGAATACCGAGACGGAAGACAATCTGGATCTTCGCAATGCAGCAAGGATATTGGATGAGGACCATTATGGGCTGGAAAATGTAAAGGAGCGCGTCGTGGAATACCTGGCTGTCCGACAGCTGACGAAAAGCATGAAAGGACCAATCCTTTGTTTTGTCGGGCCTCCCGGTGTCGGCAAGACATCCATCGCCAGGTCCATTGCCCGGGCCCTGAACCGGAAGTTCGTCCGGATGTCGGTGGGCGGGGTACGGGACGAAGCGGAAATACGCGGACACCGGCGTACCTATGTGGGAGCCATTCCCGGCCGAATCCTCGCATCCATTAAACAGGCCGGATCCAGGAATCCGGTTTTCCTGCTGGATGAAATCGATAAGATGGGCAACGACTTTCGCGGGGATCCTGCTTCCGCCCTGCTGGAGGTATTGGACGGAGAGCAGAACAATACCTTCCGGGACCATTATCTGGAGCTGCCTTTCGATTTGTCCGGGGCCATGTTCCTGACTACGGCAAATACGCTGGAAACTGTACCACGGCCCCTTCTGGACCGTATGGAGGTCATATCGGTCTCCGGTTACACCGAAGAGGAAAAGCGGAATATCGCATCCGGCTATCTCATCCCCAAACAGATGAAGGAGCATGGGATACCGAAAAACGGCATCCGTATGTCGAACCAGACCATTCAGGACATCATTCGCTCCTATACCCGGGAATCCGGTGTGCGGGGTCTGGAACGGCAGATTGCAACGATCTGTCGGAAGACAGCACGGAAATTAGTGGAATCGAAAGGCGCAAGCGTCCGCATTTCCGAAAGCAATCTTCATAAATATCTTGGCGTTCCCAGGTTTCATTACGACAAAGTCCCCAGTCAGAATGAAGCAGGAGTTGTAACCGGACTTGCCTGGACTTCCGTTGGCGGAGAAACCCTGTCCATTGAGGTTCTTCCCATGTCCGGCACCGGGAGGCTTGTCCTGACCGGACAGCTTGGAGATGTTATGAAGGAATCGGCACAGGCCGGTTTCAGTTATATCCGTTCCCGGGCGAAGGAGTTTGGCCTGCGGGATGATTTTCATGAGAATACCGACATCCATATTCACATTCCGGAAGGGGCCATACCGAAAGACGGCCCGTCTGCAGGGATTACCATGACGACCGCGGTACTTTCCGCACTGACGGAAATACCGGTAAAAAGCGACGTTGCCATGACAGGGGAGATTACCTTAAGAGGCCGGATTCTCCCCATCGGCGGACTGAAAGAAAAATTACTGGCTGCCCATCGGGCAGGCATCCGGAAGGTTCTGATTCCCCGTGAAAATGAGGAAGACCTGGAGGACATCCCGGACAATGTAAAAAGAAAGGTGGAAATTGTTCCGGTGGATTCCATGGATGATGTGCTTGTCCATGCACTGACCAGAATGCCGGGACCTTCCGACGGTGCAGAAGATGAAAATAAAAAAGGCTGAATTCATAACAAGCGCAATGAGCGCCGCACAGTATCCACGGGGAAGGGATCCCCATATTGCCATGATCGGAAAGTCCAATATCGGGAAATCCTCTTTGATCAATGCCATGACGAACCGGAACAAATTGGCCAGGACCAGCGGCCGTCCAGGTAAAACAAGATTGATTAATTTTTTTCGGATCAATGATTCTTTTTTTCTGGTGGACCTCCCGGGGTATGGCTTTGCAAAAGCAGCCAAATCGGAAAGGGAGAGATGGGGAGCCATGATGGAGGAATATCTGGCAAGGGATTCCCGGCTGAAAGGGATGATCTTCATCGTGGATATCCGCCATGATCCCACCGCAGAAGATATTCAGATGGCGGAATGGATCCGGTATTACCAGGTTCCGGTCCTGGTGGCCGTATCCAAGTCCGATAAACTGGGCAAAACCCGGAGAAAACCGGAGGCGGACCGGGTTATGGGCCAATTGGGATTTTCCCAGGATGTTCCGGCGGTTTTCTGTTCCGCTGTTTCCAGAGAGGGGATAAGGGATTTGCTGCATCAGCTGGATGCCTTCCTGATTTCCTGAAAGCTGCAGCCGGATGTGCTAGGGAATTTCATCCGGCTCCTCTTCCGGATTGATCCGGATACTGATGTTTCCCAAACGGATCTCTTCGTCTTCCTTTTCTGCATTTTCATTTTCAGGCGCATCCGGAGCGGGCCGGTTGCCCTCCGGATTCCTGCCGGTATCCATTTCCGATTTCTGTTCTTCCGTGTCCTGTTTTTCCGTTTCCTTTCCCTCTGTATCCGGGCCTTTGTTCCCGCTTTCCGGATCGGTCGGAGATTTGGAAGCCTCTGCTGCAATGGAATCCTTTGAAGGAGTCTTTGGTCGGACAGGCAAGTCAGAGGAAGGAAATCTTCTGCTTTCCCTTCGGATCTGCTCCATATCAAACGACAGTCTTCGGACCTGCGCATTCACTTGGAAAAAGTTTTTGTCTTTTTGTCGGATATGATCCTGCATCTCATATAGGCTGTGCTGGAAGGCATCCATTCTGGCATTGTTCTGGTCCAGTTTTTTCGATAGCTTTCGGACGTCCTGCTGTACGGAGGTATCCGGCGGGGCGGGAAAGGCCCTCGCTTCCGGATCCTGTTTCTTCCGGTGGCCGGCTTGCTGTGCCTTCTTTTTTCCGTCCGGCCTGTTTTCCCGGATACTGCTGTCCGGGTTTCCGGCAGACCATGTAAAGCCAGGATAGCCATCCCCCAGGTCCATCATCGTATGGGATGCACCGTCCATTGTTTTGGTAATGTGCAGATAGGGAATGAGTTTCTGATCCGGGATTTCGCGGGTAGTCTCCCAGTGCTGGTCCGTCGGTTCCTTCCGGCTGCCCATGCCTTTCTTTCCCTGAATCCAAAAACAATGAGGTCCTCTTTCGGAAAAAATGCACGGAACCTGGACGGGATTGGGGCCTTCCCATATACAGACATCCGGATCGGCAGAGCTCGGCGCCCTGGAATTGGTATCAATTTTTTTGTAATTCAGACGGTATTTTGGATTGGCATCTTCGCACCATATCATATGCAGGAGCCCGTCGGTGTCCACTGTGCCGTTGAAATTGCTGCATCTGTCCGGTTTCTGAAACAGAGTGACAGGTCTCGACCAGATCCGCTGCAGGTTGTCAAACCGGATGAGACAGCATTGCGTGTGGCCCCGGAGGATTTTGGTATAGATACACACTAGATTTCCACTCTTATCATTTGTGACCAGTTGAGGCGTGGCATTTTGATCGGTGAGGAAATGCAGGAGAACCTTGCTTTTCCATCTGCCATTTTCGGAATAGGAATGCACAAAGGATTCCTGTGCCCGTTTCAGCGAGTTTTCAATATAATAAAACAGATGGACATGAGAAGCGTTGGACAGAACCGAAAGCCAGGAGATATCCTCGAATCTGGAGGAAACACGATATACCGTACGCTGGTACCACTGTCTCCCGTCCCATTCATAATAAATCAGCTGCTTTCCCAGGGTATAGGCGAGCAGACAGATTCGATCCTGATTGTCCATGGTAACACTGAAAAAGCGGACGGTTTTTCCGTCAATCGGGATCTTTTCCGACCATTGGCCGTTTTCCCTGCAGGCATACTGTATTTTTTGTTGATCGGAAAGGGTGAAGAACCATTGCTTTTCCAGGGAATCTTCCACGAAATAGGGGAAACTGGTTTTTCTCATGGTGATTTCCTCCTTATCCTCCATACTCCAAACGGTTTCAAAACAATACGTCTGATATAACTTATGAGAGGCCAGTATAAAATATCACTTCAAAGCAGGCACAATCAAATCGATATTCACATATCATGGCTAATGAGAGAAGGGAGTTCTCTCATATTCCATTAGGAAAAGGGGGTTTATTGATGTCTTTTTATTCCTACAAGAATGAAGGAAATCCTCGTTGCCCGGGAAGGATCGGATTTGACGGATTGAAGAACATACTTGAGAAGGTCTGCGTTCAGGTGAACAAAGTCTATGACTCCTGCTTGCAGCAGGAGACAATCAACGATGTGAGGATTGTCCTGAAGGAAGTCTGCAAGAGCCATAAGAATTTCATGCCTCCGTTGACGTTTGTCAGTTGCCGGAGCACGTCGGTAAAGGGAAAACTGGTTGGAACCCGTATTGACAGGCTGCAGGACCGTCCCAACTTCGCCCGTGTCCGTACCAAAGTAGAGATACCGATTGAAGTGGTATTTGAAGACTGTGAAGGACGGCAGGGTACAGGTACGGCCGTTATCACCGTACCCAAGGACGTTGTTCTCTATGTGCCGGATGAGTCTGTGATTCCGTTCCAACTGGAGAGCATTGTAAATGCAATCTGTGTATCCGGACGGTTTATACCGGGTGATACCTTCCGATTTGATGTCGATGTCTGTCTGACCATTATACTCAAGATCATTGCCAAGGTGGAGCTGCTGATTCCCGCATTTGGCTTCTGTGAAATTCCTCCCTGCGAAGAATTCTCGGAATCCGTATGTGACGATATCTTCAATCTGCCTCTGTTCCCTCCTCAGCTGGAAGATGTCTGCGGAGACAGGAACGAACCCAGGAATGAACCCGGGTGCGATCCCGGATGTGCACCCAAAAGAGGCCTCAGCATTCAGAAAGAGGATACCAAGGAATGAAAGCAGGCTGAAATGGGAAACATGGCAGGAATTTCAGCAAATGAAAATTGAGGAATTCCGAAAAAGGGCATGCTATTTCGATAGCTGCTCTTTTTTTTGTGGGCAGCGGGAAAGTCGGATGCACAGCCGGAGATGGCGCAGTCCGGACAGAAGGGAGAAAAGGAAGCGGTTGTCAGGATGCCGGTATCCGGATATAATGGATGGGAGCCTTTGTCAGGGCAGGGCGGGATCAGGCCTGTCTCAGGCGGCAAAGGGGAAAAAGCAAAAATGGTAAATGGTAAGGAGCAGGGGACCGTGAAAGCAAATATACTGGTCGTGGATGATGAACAATCCATTGCGGATCTGATTGAAGTATATCTGAAGAACGAAGACTACAGGGTGTTCAAGTTCTATAACGGACAGGATGCCCTGAACTGTGTGGAAAAGGAATCCGTGGATCTGGCAATCCTGGATGTGATGCTTCCGGATGAAGACGGATTCTCCATCTGCCGGAAGATCCGGGAGAAGCATAACTTTCCGGTCATTATGCTGACGGCAAAAGATGGGGAAATTGACAAAATCAATGGCCTGATGCTGGGCGCGGATGATTATATTACCAAGCCCTTTCAGCCTTTGGAACTGGTTGCCAGGGTAAAGGCACAATTACGGCGGTTCCGGCAATATAACACATCCAAACCGGCCCGGGAGGACCACACCATCGTGTTTTCCGGTCTGGTGCTGGATCAGGACAAGCACATCTGTATGCTGAACGAACGGATGCTTTCCCTGACTCCCATTGAGTTTTCTATTTTATGGGTACTGGCGTCCAACCGGGGGCGGGTGGTCAGTGCAGAGGAACTGTTCCGCAAGGTATGGAAGGACAGGTACTTCTCCAGCAGCAACAATACCGTCATGGTGCATATCCGGCATCTGCGTGGGAAAATGCATGACAGTGCAGAGCATCCGAAATACATCAAAACGGTATGGGGGGTGGGATATAAAATTGAGGAATAAGCCCTTCCGATCAACATTCACCCGAAAAATGATTCTTCGGTGTGTCCGAATGGGATTGCTCGCCTCGCTGGGGTATGTGCTTCTTATCGCTGCTGCATACTTTGTCCTTCACAGGATGATCGTCTGGCAGCCATCTCTGCTTTATGACTTTCTTGAGAGCCTGGAACCATTTGTTACGCTCCTGATTCCGGTGGGCTGGCTGATTCTGATTCTGGCTGTCATTTATCTGCAATGGAAACGAACCGTAGGGTACATTGAGCAGGTCGTGACGGCAAGTGCGGATCTGGTCCGGCCGGACAAGGAATTTGTCCGGCTGCCGGAAGAGCTCCGGGAGGTGGAGGACAGGATGAACCAGATCAAGCGGACCGCATTGAAAAATGAACAGAAAGCAAGGGAGGCGGAGCGGCGCAAAAACGATCTGGTGGTCAACATTGCCCATGATATCCGGACGCCGCTTTCTTCC includes these proteins:
- the lon gene encoding endopeptidase La; its protein translation is MSNEPVKRLPLLSLRGLTIFPYMMLHFDVGRPKSIAALEAAMVNNQEIFLVTQKDAKLEEPKSEDVFQVGTISKIKQLLKLPGDTVRVLIDGLERGRILEFTKEDPYYEVEVATPPKYESKEVDLQLEALSRKVLSVFEDYVKLGNKVSPETLLTVDNPGDPVRLADIIAANTLVKTPDKQKILEAFHPVKRLEILYDMLIREIEILKIENQIDSRVKKQVDKVQKEYYLREQMKAIQKELGESEGLSGEIEEYEGKIEKAGLPGEAHEKASRELSRLAKMGPGSAEGSVIRTYLDWILDLPWNTETEDNLDLRNAARILDEDHYGLENVKERVVEYLAVRQLTKSMKGPILCFVGPPGVGKTSIARSIARALNRKFVRMSVGGVRDEAEIRGHRRTYVGAIPGRILASIKQAGSRNPVFLLDEIDKMGNDFRGDPASALLEVLDGEQNNTFRDHYLELPFDLSGAMFLTTANTLETVPRPLLDRMEVISVSGYTEEEKRNIASGYLIPKQMKEHGIPKNGIRMSNQTIQDIIRSYTRESGVRGLERQIATICRKTARKLVESKGASVRISESNLHKYLGVPRFHYDKVPSQNEAGVVTGLAWTSVGGETLSIEVLPMSGTGRLVLTGQLGDVMKESAQAGFSYIRSRAKEFGLRDDFHENTDIHIHIPEGAIPKDGPSAGITMTTAVLSALTEIPVKSDVAMTGEITLRGRILPIGGLKEKLLAAHRAGIRKVLIPRENEEDLEDIPDNVKRKVEIVPVDSMDDVLVHALTRMPGPSDGAEDENKKG
- the yihA gene encoding ribosome biogenesis GTP-binding protein YihA/YsxC — protein: MKIKKAEFITSAMSAAQYPRGRDPHIAMIGKSNIGKSSLINAMTNRNKLARTSGRPGKTRLINFFRINDSFFLVDLPGYGFAKAAKSERERWGAMMEEYLARDSRLKGMIFIVDIRHDPTAEDIQMAEWIRYYQVPVLVAVSKSDKLGKTRRKPEADRVMGQLGFSQDVPAVFCSAVSREGIRDLLHQLDAFLIS
- the vanR gene encoding VanR-ABDEGLN family response regulator transcription factor; protein product: MKANILVVDDEQSIADLIEVYLKNEDYRVFKFYNGQDALNCVEKESVDLAILDVMLPDEDGFSICRKIREKHNFPVIMLTAKDGEIDKINGLMLGADDYITKPFQPLELVARVKAQLRRFRQYNTSKPAREDHTIVFSGLVLDQDKHICMLNERMLSLTPIEFSILWVLASNRGRVVSAEELFRKVWKDRYFSSSNNTVMVHIRHLRGKMHDSAEHPKYIKTVWGVGYKIEE